Proteins encoded by one window of Haematobia irritans isolate KBUSLIRL chromosome 2, ASM5000362v1, whole genome shotgun sequence:
- the meng gene encoding serine/threonine-protein kinase meng-po, giving the protein MGTIEKRSFSFRLRRSRPGDGGSTNSRNSNNNSSTCTNNNRCNSPLTPTSTSMKLEVPNSNASVSRRSSIYRKPDKDDSGLIHIIRDIDLPLMTFNDQYNVEKVLAEGCFAKILLTLHRPTQTKVVLKAVHAELTTIQEFQKEFHFNYELSHQRNILSAYNVAFQTKDYYVFAMEHAPYGDLASNLSPNGLHENAAKTISEQLSSALGFMHSKNLVHRDLKLENVLVFTPDFTRVKLCDFGATTKKGTLVHKVKHTWTSFVPPEILEIVKNERFHCLPCSDSWQFGILLYHILTGNPPWNAANWAKDPNYSSFMKYEQRKTTKIPDNFRRFSPRLMRCFRKYLSHDPEDRCKVTEVTKYMKDRWVECRLANSKSATLISPNPDQDSCIYLNQKGEGRKSQEDDNKSRLRRMLSTYGLDHTPVDQNAIRNRVLEWLATCDDNFDREIESLVVMDVAPQ; this is encoded by the coding sequence AGAAACGCtcattttcattccgtttgagaAGATCACGACCTGGTGATGGCGGCAGTACTAATTCAcgtaacagcaacaacaatagcaGCACCTGTACCAATAACAATCGCTGCAATTCACCATTGACTCCAACCAGTACTAGCATGAAGCTAGAGGTTCCAAATTCAAATGCTAGTGTAAGTCGTCGTAGCAGCATCTATCGTAAACCCGACAAGGATGACAGTGGACTTATACATATTATCCGTGACATTGATTTGCCCTTGATGACTTTCAATGACCAGTACAATGTTGAAAAGGTTTTGGCTGAGGGatgttttgccaaaatattgctTACCCTACACCGACCCACCCAGACAAAAGTGGTGTTAAAAGCGGTCCATGCCGAGTTGACCACCATTCAGGAATTCCAAAAGGAGTTCCATTTCAATTATGAACTCTCCCATCAGCGTAACATACTCAGTGCCTATAATGTAGCCTTCCAAACCAAGGACTATTATGTCTTTGCCATGGAACATGCTCCCTATGGGGACTTGGCTTCGAATCTCAGTCCAAATGGTTTACATGAGAATGCTGCCAAAACGATAAGTGAACAGTTGAGCTCCGCCTTGGGGTTTATGCACTCCAAGAATTTAGTCCATCGTGACTTAAAATTGGAAAATGTTTTGGTCTTTACACCAGATTTTACCCGGGTGAAGCTGTGTGATTTTGGAGCCACTACCAAAAAGGGGACATTGGTACATAAGGTAAAACACACATGGACCAGTTTTGTGCCACCCGAGATATTGGAGATAGTGAAGAATGAGAGATTCCATTGTCTGCCCTGTAGTGATTCGTGGCAGTTTGGAATACTTTTGTATCACATACTGACCGGCAATCCCCCATGGAATGCGGCCAATTGGGCAAAGGATCCCAATTACAGTAGCTTCATGAAATACGAACAGAGAAAGACAACTAAAATTCCCGACAATTTCCGTAGATTCTCTCCACGTCTTATGAGATGCTTCCGCAAATATTTGTCCCACGATCCCGAAGACCGTTGTAAGGTTACAGAGGTCACCAAGTACATGAAAGATCGTTGGGTGGAATGCCGTTTGGCCAATTCGAAATCAGCCACACTGATCTCTCCCAATCCAGATCAAGATTCCTGTATTTATCTCAATCAAAAGGGTGAGGGTAGGAAATCTCAAGAGGATGACAATAAATCTCGCTTGCGTCGCATGTTGTCCACTTATGGTCTGGACCATACCCCCGTCGATCAGAATGCTATTCGCAATCGGGTCCTAGAATGGTTGGCTACCTGTGATGATAATTTCGATAGGGAAATCGAAAGTTTAGTGGTAATGGATGTGGCGCCACAGTGA